ATTCAGCATTCAATTTTTCATTTTCTGCTTGAAGCACTTCTTGTTGCTTTTGAATAGCTGAAACTTGTTTTTGAATTTCATCAACTTGTGCCTGTGCCGCTTTTTGTTGATTTGTTAAACTATCAATTTTACTATTTTGAGCTGCAATTTTATCATCTGTACTATCAGCTTTAACATTAACTAGCGCAGCACCTTGAGAAAGGATCACCGCACTCAATAAAACTGATGTAAGTAGCTTTTTCTTCATAAAAATATTAACACTCCTTCTTACTAAGACATTATATAGTATATCAAAAAAATTCTGGCTATATATTACGCATTCGTTACATTTCTATTTCTAATTCATCATAAATAGACTTTTTCAAACAAAGGCTGTAACAATAGGAAAAGAAAGGCATTAAATACTAAAGTTGGCACCAAAGCATAGATAATAAAATCAGGGAATGTAAAGCTTGCTAGGTGCAAGAAAAATGCAGAAACAAAGCTGATCATTTCAAAAAAGAAAACAATCGTAATAATGGCTAAAACGCGTGTCCAACGATTTAGCAAAAATACAGAAAGAAAATGATAGATGGCAACTGTCAATAGAGGCAAGATGAAGGTGAAAAGCCCAATCACATGTAGATAATAAACATCGTAAAAAAGGCCGAGAGTGAAGAAGAGGAAAAAAATATATTCCTTTGAAAAGTTTAAAAATAAGAAAACCGTAAAGAACAATAAAATATGACTTGCCGGATGCCACTTCTCAGCAAAAAGATCTACAAGACTTCTTGATAATTGACCATCAATGAAGAAGATCAGGAATAAAAACAAAGTTGTAAAAAAAGTTCCTCTTAGAATTTTCATACTAATTTCTCACCAACAGAACCGCTTGAATATCAGACAAATCTGCAGCAGGCTTCACCAAAACTTCTTTGTTTAATTGGTCCTTGCCAGCTGATATTGATAAAACCTGACCAACCAAGACATTCTCAGCATTATAAGAGCCGAGACCACTTGTCGTCACAGTTGCCCCTTCTTCAATTCCATCCACCGTATTTAGCTGGCTGACGATAAAAGCTGACTTTTCAGTGTCAAAACCAACAATGATGCCATAGGCAAAACCAGTTTTTGTCTGAATTTTAATGGCAATAGAACTATCATTCTTTTCATTTGTAAGTAGACTAACAACACTTGAAGAGTCGGAAACACTGCTAACTGCTCCAATCAAACCACCGTTAGAAATAGCCAGCATAGAGGTTGACACATCGCTTGACTGCCCCTTATCAAGAGTTAATTCACTCTTCCAAGTAGATGGAGAGCGAGAGATAACTTCTCCAGTAATCTTGACAACACTTTGATCATTATTACGTAACTCTAAGAGAGAACGCAACTTCTCATTCTCTAATTTTAAGGCATCAGAAATATTCGCCTGCTCTTCAAGATTGTAAATCGTTCCCTTTAGCGTCTCATTTTCTTGGTAGGTATCTATTAAATGAACAACTTTTTTCTTTTCCTTAGCAAGATAGTTAAAAGGAATGGCCACCACCCGATCAACACTAGACAAAAAGTCACCAGTTACAGAAACAATCCATGTTGAAAGAGGGGAAAGCATCAAGCTTATCATAACAATTCCCAATAGCAAAATAGAAATCAAAAATTTAGACATCTTTAATTTATTCATTCCAATCTCCGCAACCAATAAATCCTAAAAAACGCTTATATAAATACAGATTAGAGCAGAACAACTTAACAAAACAAGTTCAAACAAACAACAAGAAATAATTCTTCAACAGAAAAACATTATAAAACAAGAAAAGGAGATAGCAAATGCTAAACTCCCTTATTTACGGAGAATGGGGGATTCGAACCCCCGCGCCAGTTACCCGACCTAACGATTTAGCAAACCGTCCTCTTCAGCCTCTTGAGTAATTCTCCAATATACTTAATGGGCACGAGTGGACTCGAACCACCGACCTCACGCTTATCAGGCGTGCGCTCTAACCACCTGAGCTACGCGCCCAAGTTATAAAAACTTGGTATGAACTTCTGTTCAAAGCGGGTGACGAGAATCGAACTCGCGACAACAGCTTGGAAGGCTGTAGT
Above is a window of Streptococcus cristatus ATCC 51100 DNA encoding:
- the mreD gene encoding rod shape-determining protein MreD produces the protein MKILRGTFFTTLFLFLIFFIDGQLSRSLVDLFAEKWHPASHILLFFTVFLFLNFSKEYIFFLFFTLGLFYDVYYLHVIGLFTFILPLLTVAIYHFLSVFLLNRWTRVLAIITIVFFFEMISFVSAFFLHLASFTFPDFIIYALVPTLVFNAFLFLLLQPLFEKVYL
- the mreC gene encoding rod shape-determining protein MreC, which encodes MNKLKMSKFLISILLLGIVMISLMLSPLSTWIVSVTGDFLSSVDRVVAIPFNYLAKEKKKVVHLIDTYQENETLKGTIYNLEEQANISDALKLENEKLRSLLELRNNDQSVVKITGEVISRSPSTWKSELTLDKGQSSDVSTSMLAISNGGLIGAVSSVSDSSSVVSLLTNEKNDSSIAIKIQTKTGFAYGIIVGFDTEKSAFIVSQLNTVDGIEEGATVTTSGLGSYNAENVLVGQVLSISAGKDQLNKEVLVKPAADLSDIQAVLLVRN